Genomic segment of Pararhodobacter zhoushanensis:
CTCGGCAAGCTCGGCGGTCGAGCCGGTGTCCTCAGGCACGTCAGGCTGCTGCGCACGCGCTGCTACGGGCTCGGGGTGAGGATCAGCCACGCCGGGCGCGTCATCCTCAGGCTGGGCGGCTGCGGGGGCAGCCGTTTGGGCAGTTTCCGGCTCATCCCACGGTGCCTCGGGGAGCGCGACTTCCGGTTCCTCGACCTGAGCGGGCTCAGCCGGGGGTGAGGCGGCGACAAAAGGCAAGACCACAGACGGCTCTGAGTCAAGGTCAGCGGGGGGCGAGCGCCGGTTCGGGCGCGGTCCAGCTGCCCGCCGACTCGGCATTTTCTTCGGCTTCCTCATCCGGCAGAGCGCCGACAGCGGCGTCGTCCGTCTCGCTCGCGCTGTCCTCGAGCGACTCGTCATAGGCGTCGTCTTCCGGGGCCGAGGCAAGACTCGGCAGGGGCATGCCCAGCCCGGCGACATGCTTGACGCCTTGCTCTTGCAGCACACGCTGCACGCCGCGAATGGTCATGCCCTGATCTTGCAACAGCACCTTGATACCGTTGATCAGCGCAACATCATCGGGCCGGTAATACCGGCGCCCCCCGGCGCGTTTGACCGGTCTGATCTGATAGAATTTGCTTTCCCAGAACCGCAGCACATGGGCCGGGGTTTCAAGGATTTCAGCCACTTCGCTAATGGTGCGAAAGGCCTCGGGCGCCTTTTTCATGCGTTACGCCTTGTTGCGCAGATTCCCGCGCGACACGCGTTCCTTCATCAGATGCGACGGACGGAACGACAGAACACGACGGGGGCTGATGGGCACCTCTTCGCCGGTCTTGGGATTGCGGCCCAGTCGCTCGGACTTGGCGCGCACGCTGAAGGTTCCGAAAGAGGAAATCTTGACCTGTTCGCCCTCAACCAGGGCGTCGGACATGTATTGAATCACGGATTCGACAAGCGCCGCAGATTCGTTCCGCGAGAGGCCAACCTCCCGGAAAACGGCTTCGCTCAGATCCATCCGCGTCAGAGTCTTCTCGCTCATGTCAAACTCCCACTGTTCACACGCCGTGTGTCAGAAGATGCGGCAAGGAAATTCTGCTGTCAACACCGGGGTTTGCGCTGCGTTGTTTGCATGGGCTGCGAAGGTCGCCCCGTAGGCGCTTACCAGCGCAAAACAACCGAGCCCCACGCCAGCCCGCCGCCAATCGCTTCGGTCACGATCAGGTCACCCTGTTTGAGCTTGCCCTGATCCGCGCCGACTGACAGCGCCAGCGGGATCGAGGCCGCCGAGGTATTGCCGTGGTCCTGAACGGTGACGATGACATTGTCCATCGACAGGCCCATTTTCTTGGCCGTGCCCTGAATGATGCGGATATTGGCCTGATGCGGCACGATCCAGTCAACCTGAGCCGAGGTGAGACCGGCGCGTTCCAGCGCGGTTTCCGCCGTCGACGTCAGTTTCTCAACCGCTTGACGAAACAGCGGGTTGCCCTGCATGCGCAGCTTGCCCGAGGTGCCGGTCGAGGACACGCCACCGTCGACGTAGAGCATCTCGCGGAAGCGACCGTCCGAGTTCAGATCCGCCGACAGGATACCGCGATCCGAGGTCTCGCCGGTGCCCGGCTGCCCCTCAAGGATCAGCGCACCGGCGCCGTCACCGAACAGCACGCAGGTCGAGCGGTCGGTCCAGTCCATGATCCGGCTGAACGTTTCTGCGCCGATCACCATGATCCGTTTGGCCTGACCGGCGACGATCAGCGCGTTGGCATTGGCCAGCGCAAAGACGAAACCGGCGCAAACGGCCTGCACGTCAAAGCCGAACGCCCGGTTCGCGCCGATTTCGGCCTGAACCATCGTGGCGACAGAGGGGAAGGTCAGATCGGGCGTCGAGGTCGCAACCAGAATCGCGTCCAGATCGTCAGCCTCGATCCCGGCATTGGCCAGGGCGGACCGGGCGGCGTTGATCGCCAGATGCGAGGTGAACTCGCCCTCAGCCGCGAAATGACGCCGCTCGATTCCCGACCGGCTGACGATCCAGTCATCCGATGTATCCAGCGTCGCCGCAAATTCTGCATTCGGCACCACGCGTTCGGGCAGGTAGTGACCATAGCCGATCACCACGGCGCGCGTGACGGTCTTCTGTGTCATGCCGTGTCTCCGTTGGGCTCTGCAGCTTGGGACGATTGCGCCGCAATCACAAGCCGTTCGGCCATCCGACCCCGATAACCGGACTGTGCCAGCTTGGCAGCCAGTCCGATCGCGGCAGCGATGCC
This window contains:
- a CDS encoding MerR family transcriptional regulator: MKKAPEAFRTISEVAEILETPAHVLRFWESKFYQIRPVKRAGGRRYYRPDDVALINGIKVLLQDQGMTIRGVQRVLQEQGVKHVAGLGMPLPSLASAPEDDAYDESLEDSASETDDAAVGALPDEEAEENAESAGSWTAPEPALAPR
- the ihfA gene encoding integration host factor subunit alpha; protein product: MSEKTLTRMDLSEAVFREVGLSRNESAALVESVIQYMSDALVEGEQVKISSFGTFSVRAKSERLGRNPKTGEEVPISPRRVLSFRPSHLMKERVSRGNLRNKA
- a CDS encoding beta-ketoacyl-ACP synthase III; the encoded protein is MTQKTVTRAVVIGYGHYLPERVVPNAEFAATLDTSDDWIVSRSGIERRHFAAEGEFTSHLAINAARSALANAGIEADDLDAILVATSTPDLTFPSVATMVQAEIGANRAFGFDVQAVCAGFVFALANANALIVAGQAKRIMVIGAETFSRIMDWTDRSTCVLFGDGAGALILEGQPGTGETSDRGILSADLNSDGRFREMLYVDGGVSSTGTSGKLRMQGNPLFRQAVEKLTSTAETALERAGLTSAQVDWIVPHQANIRIIQGTAKKMGLSMDNVIVTVQDHGNTSAASIPLALSVGADQGKLKQGDLIVTEAIGGGLAWGSVVLRW